The following nucleotide sequence is from Mycobacterium sp. Z3061.
GCCAGCGACGCCACCCGCTCGGCCATGTCGGGGTGGTTCGCGCGGACATGACCCGCGTGCGCCGAGACCACCAGCGCGTCCCGGAAATACGTGGCCAGGTCGATCAGCGCCCGGTCCAGGGCGTCGCGCGAGGCCCTGGTCTGGCGGGATTTCTGCCGTCGCTCCAGGTCCTTGATCGCCCCCGCGGCACCGCGCATCGCCCCAGCCGCGCCTTTCCCTGTGCCACCGGCTCCCAGCGCGGTGCGCAACTCCTCCGTCTCGACCTCGGCCCGTCCGGCGGTGAGTGCCAGCGCCTCGGCTTCGGCCGCGGCCACCAGTTCCTCGGCGGCGGTGTAGGCGCGGGCCGGCCGCGCGGCGTCGCGCACCAGCTCCAGGGCCTGCTGACGACGCTGCCGGGCCTCGGGGTCGGTGGCCAGCCGGCGCGCCCGCCCGACGTGCCCGCCGCTGACGGACGCTGCCCAGCCGGCGGTGTCGGCGTCCAGGCCGTCGCCGTCGATCAGCACCTGTGCGATCGCCTCGGTCGGTGGTGTCACCAGCGCCACGTGCCGGCACCGGGAGCGCAGCGTGACCGCGATGTCCTCGGGGTCCACCGAAGGTGCGCACAGCAGGAAGACCGTTGACGGCGGCGGTTCCTCGACGACCTTCAACAGGGCGTTGCCGGCACCTTCGGTCAACCGGTCGGCGTCCTCGAT
It contains:
- a CDS encoding DNA polymerase III subunit delta' → MTGVFTRLVGQQAVEAELLAAARSARGDSPHNVPSDGHMTHAWLITGPPGSGRSVAALCFAAALQCTSDDEPGCGSCRACTTTMAGTHADVRRVIPEGLSIGVDEMRGIVQVASRRPTTGRHQIVVIEDADRLTEGAGNALLKVVEEPPPSTVFLLCAPSVDPEDIAVTLRSRCRHVALVTPPTEAIAQVLIDGDGLDADTAGWAASVSGGHVGRARRLATDPEARQRRQQALELVRDAARPARAYTAAEELVAAAEAEALALTAGRAEVETEELRTALGAGGTGKGAAGAMRGAAGAIKDLERRQKSRQTRASRDALDRALIDLATYFRDALVVSAHAGHVRANHPDMAERVASLAGHATPERLLRCIEAVLECREALAINVKPKFAVDAMVATIGQQLR